ACCACGCTCGGCATGACATTCCCTTGTCCATCCACAGCCTGCAGCGGCGCTGTTCCGCTGTAGTTACCAGTGATAATGACATTGGTTGGGAGAATAGCTACGACATATTCAATCTTAGACAAGGTCTCCTCGTCACTGGTTACTGTAGCTTCCTTGTTTTCCAAGGTTACACCACTGATAGACACATTCTCAGCCACCTGGCTGTCTGTGATGAGGTAGCGGACCTCAACCTTCTTGCTAGCCTTTTTTCCAATCTTAACAGAAATCTTCTGCGGAGTCACTGCAGCAGTCAGACCGCTTGGCAGATTTTCAACCTTTAGCGGGATTTCTACTGTTCCTTCTGTAGCCTTGGAAAGATCAGCTACGACTCGAAACTTCCGAGTACTTTCCTGCATTTCACTGGCTAGATTGACCCGGTTGGAGCCTGTCAGGGCGACGGAAACTTCAGAAGTAAAGCCGCTGATAAAGTAATTCTCGCTGTCATATTTG
This window of the Streptococcus sanguinis genome carries:
- a CDS encoding YbbR-like domain-containing protein codes for the protein MKKRKKILYIISSFFFALVLFVYATSSSYQNNTGVRQVTSETYTNTVTNVPIDIKYDSENYFISGFTSEVSVALTGSNRVNLASEMQESTRKFRVVADLSKATEGTVEIPLKVENLPSGLTAAVTPQKISVKIGKKASKKVEVRYLITDSQVAENVSISGVTLENKEATVTSDEETLSKIEYVVAILPTNVIITGNYSGTAPLQAVDGQGNVMPSVVTPFETTMRVNTKTADNSGSSSSNSSSNTSSSNKN